CTATCAGCCCGACGAACGCGCCGCCGATGGCGGGTGCGAGGACGCGATAGTACCACGGGAGGTCGACGGCTCGCTCGAGCAGCGCCGCCTGCGACGTCGCCCCGGAGAAAAACAGCGCGGTGAACCCGATCAGCAGGTACTGGAAGGCGACGGCGCCGAGCCCGCCGGCGATCCCGACGACGATGCCGAGGACGAACAGTCGGCCACGAAACGACGTCTCGGTCCCCTCGACGAGGCGGAGGCCGACGGAGGAGAGGACGTCGGAGAGGATACGGATCGGGGACATACTGACGCGGCGACGCACTGGGATCTGCGGCCGCGGAACCCGTTACACCGACTGCGGGAATGAAACCCGAACCTACACTCGCCGTCGAATGACGTTCGCCCGAGTCGATCGGTTTCGGACGCCGTCGGATCAGTCGACGTGACTTTGCCCTCGTGTCAACACATGTTCACTGTCCAGTCGGTGGAACCTGCCGTATGTCCAGCGAAACGTACGGTGTCGAGATAGACGAGGACGTAGCGACGTTCTTCGAGGCGGGGAAATCGGGTGTCGCTCTCGACCTCCGTCGTGTGTATCGGTTCGCGACGGCTGACTATCAGGTGGGTATCCCGACCGGTCAGTACCGTTCGAAGTACCGATCCTGGACCTTCACGAAGACGGCCATCAGCAGTGCGAAGACGACCGCGGCGACGCCGATCTGGACCCAGTGAACGAACGCGAGCGGTTCGACGTCGAACAGGAACTGTCCGGTCGGCGTGTAGAGGACGAGCAACTGGAGCGTGACGGCGACGGCCACCGCGATCACGAGCCAGCGATTCGTGAAGAGGCCGAGTCCGTACCGGTAGCGGATCGCCTGAATACGGACGATCTCGAAGACGACGAATCCGGTGAACACCATGGTCTGTGCGAGTTCCCTGCCCGGTTCGTAGCCGGGGCTCCACCCGAAGAGCGCCCCCATCACGTCGTAGCCCGGGATCAGCTCGCCGAAAAAGTTGAGGGTGAACAGCGGGAGCAGGCAAACCGTCATGAAGATGGCGATGCCGACGATCGACGTGACGATCCGATTCGTGATGACGCCCTCGTCCGGCGGTCTCGGATCTCTGTCCATGATGTCTTTTGCGGGCGGATCGACGCCCATCGAGAGGGCCGGAATGCCGTCGGTAACGACGTTGATGAACAGGATCTGGATCGGCGTAATGACGAGCCCGAATCCCAACATCGAGCCGGTAAAGACCATCGTGACCTCGCCGCCGTTGCCCGACAGCAGGTAGTTGACGAACTTTCGGACGTTGTCGAAGATACGCCGGCCGCCCTTGACCGCATCCCGAATGGTCGCAAAGTTGTCGTCTAACAGGACGATATCGGAGGCCTGTTCGGTGACATCGGTCCCACGGATCCCCATTGCGACGCCGACGTCAGCGTTTTTCACGGCCGGTGCGTCGTTGACCCCGTCGCCAGTCATCGCAACCGTGTGTCCCATTGCCTGCAGCGTCTGCAAGATTCGGGTCTTGTGGTCCGGCGACGTTCGCGCGAAGATGTCGACATCCTCGACAACGTCTGCGAGTTCGTCATCGGACATCTCCTCGAGTTCGGGTCCCGTGATCACCGTCGTCGAGCGGAGACCGACATCCTCGCCGACCGCTCGCGCCGTCACTGCGTTGTCGCCGGTTATCATCACCACGTTGATCCCGGCGTCGAGACTGGCTGCTAGCGCGTCGGTGACTTCAGGTCGAGGCGGATCGAGCATCCCCTGCAGTCCCAGAAAGACCATGTTTCGCTCGAGGTCCTCACCCGGTTCGTCGACCTGATCGTCTGGCACGTCGGGGCGGTAGGCAAAGCCCATCACGCGCAGTGCGTCCTCCGCGAAGTCTTCGTTCTGCGCCTCGATCGCTTCGCGACGTTCGTCCGTAAGGTCGACGAGTTCGCCGTCGACGAGTTCTCGATCGCAACGCTCGAGGACGGTCTCGGGTGCGCCCTTCATGTAGGCGACGGGGTCGCCGTCGGGCGTCTCGTGGACAGTGGTCATCCGTTTGCGCGCGGATGTGAACTCGATCTCACTGAGACGGGGGTACGCTGCGGTGAGCTCCTCGTGGTCGAAGTCGGCCTTCTGGGCGGCGACGAACAGCGCGATTTCGGTGGGATCACCGAGGTAGGTCCGTTCCTGCTCACCCGATTCGGTGGCTTCAGCCTCGTCTTCGTCGCGTTCTCGGGTTCCCACGTCGACGTTGTTACACAGCATGCCACAGCGCAGCACGTCGGCGACCCGCTCCTCGCCAACCGACTCGTCGTCCTGCAGGAACTCCCCGTCGGTATCGTAGCCGGTCCCGGTCACCTCGTAGACCTCGCGATTGGCGCTGATCCGCTGGACGGTCATTTCCTCCTCCGTGAGTGTTCCCGTCTTGTCTGTACAGATGACGTCGACCGAGCCGAGCGCCTCGACGATCGGTAGCCGCCGTACGAGGGCGTTCTGATCGGCCATCCGGCGAGCGCCGAGTGCGAGTGAGAGCGTAACGACTGCGGGCAACCCCTCTGGAACCGCGGAGACGGCGATACCGACCGCCGTCAGGAACACCTGCAGCGGCGCTGTTTCCCCCACGACGAGTTCGGCGATTGCGATCACCGCGACCGCGAAGATGACGACGCCGGCGATGATCTTCCCCAGGCGGTCCATCTCGGCCTGGAACGGCGTCTCCCGATCTTCGGCTTCTCCGAGAGCCGTCGCGATCTGGCCGATCTCGGACTCCGGACCGGTCTCGACGACGACCGCCATTCCGGAACCGCGCTCGACGACGGTATCCTTGAACAGCATGTTCTCACGCTCGGCGAGCGCGACATCCTCCTCGACCGTTCCGACCTCCTTGGAGACGCCGACGCTCTCCCCAGTCAGAGCCGCCTCGTCGACGCTGAGGTTCGACTCTTCGATGAGCCGTGCGTCGGCAGGGACGGCGTCGCCCGACTCGACGAAGAGTACATCTCCGGGGACGACGTTGGTGGTGTCAATCTCCCGTTTCTCCCCGTCGCGTCTGACCAGCGCGTACGTCGTCGACATCTCCTTTAGCGCCTGGATACTCTGTTCGGCCCGATAGTCCTGGACGAAGCCGAACAGCGTGATGAAAACCACGATTCCCGCGATGACGGCCGCGTCGATCGTGTGTCCGACGCCTGCCATCACGAGGGCGGCGACGATCAGCACCCAGATCAGCGCCGACGAGTACTGTTCGATGAGAATTCGTAACGGCGACGTTCCCGCTTCGGCCTCAACCTCGTTCGGCCCGTAGCGCTCGAGTCGCTCACGGGCTTGCGAAGATACCAGTCCTCCCTCGGATGTCTCTCGCTCCGCGTAGACATCCTCGAGTGGCTTCGAGTGCCAGTCGCTGCCAGCGCCGGGTTCGATTCGCTCGTCGTATTCTGACCGTGACATGGATCTGTTGTTACCGATACTCACTCCGCTTTCGCAGTTGGTCTCGATCCCTCACGAGATGGACTGTCGGTCGTCACGCCGACAAGTCGCCCGTTGCAGCAAGTCTGTCCACTGCGTGTCGACTCGAGTACCCCGCGTAGTGAGCCTGGTTGCCAGACCGGTCGTCGATTCCGACAGCGCACAGGTCGTCACAACTGGGATGCGACACCGATGTGTTCACCGAGAGTGTGGGTATGGCCGCTCCGAGGTGTGCAGAGAGTAGCGACCAGAACCGATGATCAAATTCCGTGCTGGTGATACCAGCAATCCGAACGGTCATGTGAGGGGTCCTACGACGATTTGCCATTTAATACACCCACTAACCTCTACGGTTACTGACCTCTCACGGCCCGGGTGGTGGTACCGGTACCGCCGAACCGAGACTCGGTGTGTGGGACAGAAACCGAGACTCGACGCGCGTACAGGTTCCGTTTCGCCAGCTGCCGGCGGGTGGCTTTATACTGTCGGACAGAAGTCAGTGAGGAACCGGTCGCGAAGTCGCGGCCGTCCCCCAAGGTGACGGCCGCAGTAGCGCGACCAGTCTTCGAATGGTTCTGTCCGGCAGTATTAGGAGTCTCCGTGATGAATACCGGACCGATGTCACGATCGATCCTGGTCCCACACGACGGCTCGACAAACGCACAAGCTGCGTTCCGGTACGCTCTCGAGACCTTTCCGAACGCCCGAATCGTTCTCTTCCACGCGATCGATCCGTTCGAGGTGACAGCGTCTGACGAGCAGCTAGCGCCGTTGACCGACGACTGGCTCGACGAGCAACGGTCGCAGGCCGAGCGACTCCTCGAGGACGCGCAGGCGAACCTCGAGCTGGATGGCCACGACGATGACGGTAACAGGAACGAGCGACTATCGCGAGTCGAAATCGAGACCGAGACAGGGGTCGGCTCACCGGCGCAGGTTATCGTCGCCGCCGTCGACGAGACGGATACCGATCAGATCGTGATCGGGAACCGTGGCCAGAGCGGTGCAGCCGGAGCGCGAATGGGAAGCACGGCCGAAACCGTCGTTAAACGGTCGGACGTTCCGGTGACAGTTGTCCGCTGAGACGACCCCGTCGTCGTTCGGGACCAGTGGCCGCTGGCCCGTCGGAACGATCACCCCACCCACAAACCGCTACGACGATCCGTATGACACTGTCTCGACGCTGCTTCTTCTTCCATATCGCAGCACGGGAACGAAGGGGAACAGCAGGGTATCGTCCCTATACAGCCCGACGCCTCACATCGACGCCATCCAGATTTATTTAGCTGCACGGCCGATTCACTAGCGTATCACACTCGAGTTCGAGTAGGTGGACTGGGAGCACCCAGTACCGTCCACGGCGATACGTCGATCCGTCGATCACTCGAGCGGATACGTACAGCAGACCACACCATATCACCCGACTATGAATTACAAAGCGTTCATCGGCCAGGTCCAGCACAGACTCGAATTCGCACAACTCGGACAGGCAGTCAGAGCAACCCGGGCGGTGTTGACGACGCTCGGCGAGCGCTTACACGAGGGTGAAGCGACGGACCTCGCGAGTCCGTTACCGATGGAGATCGATCGCTACGTGACCACCGCCGAACACGGACAGCGCTTCGACTATCAGGAGTTTCTCGACCGTGTTGCAGACCGCGCGAACGTTGACCGCTCAGACGCCAATTATTACGCCCAACAGATCGTCGCGGTCGTCGCTGACGTGGTCCCACCTGGAAATATCGAAAAGATCGAGAACCAGCTTCCGGATGACTTCAACCCGCTGTTCGATCTGATCAAAACACAGGAAACGGAGCAGTGATGAGTTACGTCGTCGTTGATCGGGGATCACCCTGAACGAGGGTCACTGTCCGCGGGGATCGGCGGGCGACCCGTTCCGCAACCGAGCCGAGAAGCCGCGCCCTGAGCGAGCGGCCGTGGGCGCCCAGCACGATCTGATCGCACCCGTTCGTTTCGGCGTACTCGAGTATCGACTGTGCTGGTTTCCCGTCCGCGGTTGCTGTCTCGATCGACGGTCCCAGTTCGTCGGCGATTGTAGTTGCCGATTCGAACACCGCCTCGGCTCGCTCTTCGCGGTCGGTCAGGATCGCTTCGAGATACGTTCCCTCGACTGCCGACCGAGGGCGGTCGAACGGGAGTGACAAAGCGTGAAAGACGGTGTGGGTGGCGTCCGGAAACGTCTCGAGTGCGTATGCGAGTGCGGCGTCGGCCTGTGCTGAACCGTCCACCGGGATCAGAACGTCACCGGGAAGGTCGCGGTCACGAATGGCTGTCGTCGATTCGGGGACGAGTGTGGTCGAAACGGGTGTCCGCCGAACGACGGCCTCGCTCACGCGGCCGAGAAACGGGCTCGTAATCGGCGATTCGCCGTGACTACCGAGGACGATGTGATCGACGTCGTCAGTCGCGAGGGAGAGAATCTCTGTGTGTGGCGTTCCGGTTCTGCGTACCGTCTCTATTTTGCGCCCGCGATCGGCGGCGCGGCTCGCTGCACGCTCGAGAACCTGGTCTCCGCGCTCCTCGGCGCGTTCTATGGACGTCGTCTGGGAACCGACGGCTGCCTCGTGATCGTGTGTGGGGTCGACGACGTACAGGGCCGTCAGTGACGCATCAGGAAATGATGTGAGACAATACTCCAGTCCGGCGTCGGCGTGATCCGATCCGTCGATCGGAACGAGGACGTGTCGTGGCATGGGTATGTGAACGTAGCTGATCGGTGGGAGTCGTCGGATTCTCCGGGTTCTCCGGGCTGTCCGAGTTCTCCGGATCTTTGGAGTCTTCGGATATCCCGGACGCTTCCCAGTCAGTCTTCAACGGCAACGCCGATAAAGACACCCCGCGACCACATTGCTTTGCACTGTCCAATCACCGTCGTGGCCAACACACGCTCGGGTCGTTCTTCCGGAGTGAGTACGTGAGTGGGGATTGTGTTCTCGCTGATTCGGCTAGCGGATACCGACCGGCTGAGTAGGGTCGGCTTATTCAATGACTCGAACGGGCACGGCAGTGCCACAATCAGTCACCGAGACAGTTCTGACGGTTCCGCTCGTGGTTCGACTATTGTGACCAGGGCCAGCGCCGTGACCACATCAATTACCCTCTCAACTACCCAATAATTATTCATCATCCCGTCGTAGTCCGAGGGCATGGACTCGTCGCGACCAAACATCCTCCTGATTCACGGCCACGACCTCGGCCAATACCTGGGCTGTTACGGCGTCGATATCGAGACGCCGAACATCGATTCCCTCGCCGCCGACGGTGCCCTGTTCGAACGCCACTTCGCGACCGCCCCACAGTGTTCTCCCAGTCGCGGGAGTCTCATGACCGGCCGCCACCCACACGTCAACGGGCTCATGGGCCTTGCCCACGGCGATTGGGAACTCCACGACGACGAACGGATCCTCCCCCAGTACGTGAGCGACGCCGGCTACGAAACGCACCTGTTCGGACTCCAGCACATCTCCCAGGACACGGACCGACTCGAGTACGACCGCGTTCACTCCGAGGGGAACCTCTATCCGGGCGTCTCACCGGCGGTCCATCAGGCGAATCGAGCCCGTAACGTCGCGTCGGTCGTTTCGTCGTTCCTCGATGCATCGGCGTACGAGGAGCCGCTTTTCGCGTCAATTGGGTTCTTCGAGTGCCACCGGGCCGAAGAAGAGGACGGGCGATTCGGGTTCGACGCCAATTACTACGGGGCCGACGACCCGGATACCGTGCGGCCGTTACCGTATCTTCCGGATAGACGGGGACACCGACATGACCTCGCCGAAATGCGCGGGATGATGTATGCGGTCGACGAGGGCATTGGAACGATTCTCGACGCGTTGGACGAGAACGGACTGACAGAGGACACGCTCGTCATCTTTACGACTGAACACGGAATTGCGTTCCCACGAGCGAAAGGGACGTGCTACGACGCGGGAATCGAGGCGGCCCTCGTGATGCGGTACCCGGGCGTCATTACCGCCGACGAGCGGTACGATGAACTCATTAGCAACGTCGATGTCTTGCCGACGGTCCTCGATCTCATCGATGTCGATGTTCCCGAAGCGATCGACGGCCGGAGTTTTGTCAATCTGATCACCGACGACGGCGACTCGTACGCGGAGCGAGAGCGGATCTTCGCTGAAATGACCTGGCACGACATGTACAATCCGGTTCGAGCGATCCGAACGGATCGGTACAAGTACGTCCGAAGTTTCTGGCATCTCCCTACTGTCTACCTCCCGACGGACGTATTCGTGAGCGAATCCGGCCGCGAAGTCCGTGAAACTGACGGGGTTCCACCACGCCAGTACGAGGAACTGTACGACCTCCGAGATGCGCCGCAGGAAGACGACAACGTCGTGTACGAACCCCGGTATCAGGACGTTCGCCAGGACCTCTCTCGAGAGCTGTACGAGTGGATGGACGAAACGGACGATCCACTTCTCGACGGGCCCGTCCTGCCGGGCGATTATGACGAGATCCAGTCGTGGCCACACGAGTCGACGTAGTCGCGTAGTCGCGTAGTCGCGTAGTCGAGACGAATCGCCTTTCCAACGTGCGTGACAACATAGCCGATCACGGTATCTGCCGATCACGGTATCTTCAGGGTATCAGGTCCTCAGATCCTCTATCCTCTATCCTAGATCCTATATCCTCATGAGGAAGACTGATCGGTCGCTGGATCACGGTCGCTGGCAGTAGCGAGTTCGAGAACGAAACTCGAGGAAGAGACGATGTCGCCGATGCCGACCGTTCCCACGGGGTCGGCGACGACGCGATTGGGGCAAGCGGCGACCGTCGGTGTCGAGAGGACGCCGTCCTCAGCCGTCTCCTCGAGGTGATCCGCGAGGAGTTCGATCGCGTCCCGGCCTGCCGCCGACGGCTCGTACTCCAGACCGGTTTCGAGATCGTCGGGAGACGTGATGTTACCCAGTGCGGCTTTCGTCGCCGCGTTGACGGCGGAAAACTCCAGACCGCGTGCGACCGCGTCCGGGTGGGGGTACGACTCCATTACAGCGAGGTGGTACTCCATCGCGTGTAACTGGATACAGCCGACGCCCAGGTCGTCTCGGATCGCGTCGAGCATGCGGTAGTGGGTGAGAATTTCCTCGGGTTCGAACGGCGTCGCTTCCGACGGGGCCGTCTCGACGACCGCGAGGTCGGCGTCGTCGTGCAGGAGCGTGAGTTCGTGCGTGTCCGCGCCGACGACGTCCGCCTCCGGCAAGATCCACTCGTACATGCTCTCCCGGAGGTCCTCATCGTGGGTCACCGCGTACTCGATGTGGACCTGCAGGTCGTCCTCGCTGCCGGACCGAAGCCGACGGATTACGTTGCGGGCGTGGCGGTGGGCCTGCTCGTAGCCCTCCTCGACGTGGTCTGGCGTGAGGTTGTGATAGCCAGCGAGCAGTGCCCCATCGACGACCTCACCGACCTGATCCACGTGGGCGTCGAGATCACCGGTGACGAGGTCGAACTCCGGCGGCCGCGAGGCCGCGATGAACCGCGTGTCTTCGGTCGCGCGGACACCGAACAACTCGTCGTCGACGCGAAACTCGAACACCCAGTTAATCTTCGTCCGATCCGTGTTGACCGCCTCACGCAATGGGATACACTCGATCTCATCGTCCTTGACCTTCGGGTACTCCACCGCATCGGGGTGGTCGAACATCGAGAGCTGTCGCTCCGAGAGCAGGTACGTGTACGTGATCGGAGCGGCGCCGAGTGACGAGACGAGATTCGTCATGATCCCCGTCTGGCCGCCCATCTGCTGGTTGTCGGGCTCGAACTCCGCTTCGAGCGTCTCGGAAAACTCGTCCGTCATCGCGACTTCGTCGCCCCGTCCGGCCGCCATCGTGTGTGTAATCGCCGTTGCAAGGTCGCGTTTCGAATCCAGGGGGCTCGGCGGCTGTCGCTCGCCGGGGTCGGACGGCCGGTCGAGGTACGATTCGACATCGTCGTCGACTCGAACGATTGCGTCGACGTTCGCGTTGTACGCGATGAACACCGGAAGCCCGTCCAGTGTTTGAATATCGGACGCTAACTGTGCGTACTCGTCCATCATGATACGGGGTGCTCCCAGCGCCAGTGAGTTAATGGTATGCGTGCACCGTTCGAGCGATTTCGACGCTCGAACGACACATCTCGGAGATCTGCTATCTCCGGCGTCCGTCGTCCACAGTTCGCCGTCTGCCTCACCCAATCGCGGCTTCCAGGCGCTCGACCAACTCGGGGTTACCGACGTGAAGTGGAACCCGATCGTGCAGGTCGGTCGGCTCGACATCGAGGATCGATCGACTCCCATCGGAGGACCGACCACCGGCCGTCTCGATGATGTACCCGATCGGATTCCCCTCGAACTGGAGCCGAAGCTTGCCGTTGGGGCTGTTCTCGAGTGCAGGGTAGGCGAAGATGCCGCCTTTCGTAAGGACCTGATTCACATCGTTGATCATCGCTCCGCTGTAGTGGCACTCGAGTGCGAGCTCGTCGTCGGTCTCGATGCCACGGGCGAACTCGTGAAAATCGTCGATCCAGGTCGGGACGCGGCCGCCGAATCCGTAGACGGTGGGGGTCGCTGGAATCGTGACGTCGTCGCGGATGACGGTCCGGTCTCCATCAACGAGTGCGTATTCGGTGACGGTGCCGTCGTGTGCGACCATCATCGTCGTCAGCGGCCCGTAGAGAACGTAGCCCGCCGCGACGAGGGCTGTTCCGGGGGCTGGGAGGGATGCGTCGTAGATCCCGAAGACGGTTCCCATCGTGTTGTTCGACGGTAGGTTCGAGGTGCCGTCGACTGGATCAGCAGCGACGGCGAGGCCGTCGGGAGCGAAGTCGACGGGATCAGCGCGCTCCTCGCTGGCGTACTGGGCGACGCCGTCGATCGACGAGAGCTGATCGGCGAGCAACTCGTCTGCGAAGACATCCGCCTCGAACTGTGTTTCACCGCTCGGGTTCTCGCCATCGGCTGTTACTCGCCGGTCGACGAGGCCGTGATGAATGTCACTCGCTGTTTGTGCGACCGTTGCA
This genomic stretch from Natrialba magadii ATCC 43099 harbors:
- a CDS encoding cation-translocating P-type ATPase; its protein translation is MSRSEYDERIEPGAGSDWHSKPLEDVYAERETSEGGLVSSQARERLERYGPNEVEAEAGTSPLRILIEQYSSALIWVLIVAALVMAGVGHTIDAAVIAGIVVFITLFGFVQDYRAEQSIQALKEMSTTYALVRRDGEKREIDTTNVVPGDVLFVESGDAVPADARLIEESNLSVDEAALTGESVGVSKEVGTVEEDVALAERENMLFKDTVVERGSGMAVVVETGPESEIGQIATALGEAEDRETPFQAEMDRLGKIIAGVVIFAVAVIAIAELVVGETAPLQVFLTAVGIAVSAVPEGLPAVVTLSLALGARRMADQNALVRRLPIVEALGSVDVICTDKTGTLTEEEMTVQRISANREVYEVTGTGYDTDGEFLQDDESVGEERVADVLRCGMLCNNVDVGTRERDEDEAEATESGEQERTYLGDPTEIALFVAAQKADFDHEELTAAYPRLSEIEFTSARKRMTTVHETPDGDPVAYMKGAPETVLERCDRELVDGELVDLTDERREAIEAQNEDFAEDALRVMGFAYRPDVPDDQVDEPGEDLERNMVFLGLQGMLDPPRPEVTDALAASLDAGINVVMITGDNAVTARAVGEDVGLRSTTVITGPELEEMSDDELADVVEDVDIFARTSPDHKTRILQTLQAMGHTVAMTGDGVNDAPAVKNADVGVAMGIRGTDVTEQASDIVLLDDNFATIRDAVKGGRRIFDNVRKFVNYLLSGNGGEVTMVFTGSMLGFGLVITPIQILFINVVTDGIPALSMGVDPPAKDIMDRDPRPPDEGVITNRIVTSIVGIAIFMTVCLLPLFTLNFFGELIPGYDVMGALFGWSPGYEPGRELAQTMVFTGFVVFEIVRIQAIRYRYGLGLFTNRWLVIAVAVAVTLQLLVLYTPTGQFLFDVEPLAFVHWVQIGVAAVVFALLMAVFVKVQDRYFERY
- a CDS encoding universal stress protein; translated protein: MSRSILVPHDGSTNAQAAFRYALETFPNARIVLFHAIDPFEVTASDEQLAPLTDDWLDEQRSQAERLLEDAQANLELDGHDDDGNRNERLSRVEIETETGVGSPAQVIVAAVDETDTDQIVIGNRGQSGAAGARMGSTAETVVKRSDVPVTVVR
- a CDS encoding DUF2267 domain-containing protein; protein product: MNYKAFIGQVQHRLEFAQLGQAVRATRAVLTTLGERLHEGEATDLASPLPMEIDRYVTTAEHGQRFDYQEFLDRVADRANVDRSDANYYAQQIVAVVADVVPPGNIEKIENQLPDDFNPLFDLIKTQETEQ
- a CDS encoding universal stress protein, producing MPRHVLVPIDGSDHADAGLEYCLTSFPDASLTALYVVDPTHDHEAAVGSQTTSIERAEERGDQVLERAASRAADRGRKIETVRRTGTPHTEILSLATDDVDHIVLGSHGESPITSPFLGRVSEAVVRRTPVSTTLVPESTTAIRDRDLPGDVLIPVDGSAQADAALAYALETFPDATHTVFHALSLPFDRPRSAVEGTYLEAILTDREERAEAVFESATTIADELGPSIETATADGKPAQSILEYAETNGCDQIVLGAHGRSLRARLLGSVAERVARRSPRTVTLVQGDPRSTTT
- a CDS encoding sulfatase family protein yields the protein MDSSRPNILLIHGHDLGQYLGCYGVDIETPNIDSLAADGALFERHFATAPQCSPSRGSLMTGRHPHVNGLMGLAHGDWELHDDERILPQYVSDAGYETHLFGLQHISQDTDRLEYDRVHSEGNLYPGVSPAVHQANRARNVASVVSSFLDASAYEEPLFASIGFFECHRAEEEDGRFGFDANYYGADDPDTVRPLPYLPDRRGHRHDLAEMRGMMYAVDEGIGTILDALDENGLTEDTLVIFTTEHGIAFPRAKGTCYDAGIEAALVMRYPGVITADERYDELISNVDVLPTVLDLIDVDVPEAIDGRSFVNLITDDGDSYAERERIFAEMTWHDMYNPVRAIRTDRYKYVRSFWHLPTVYLPTDVFVSESGREVRETDGVPPRQYEELYDLRDAPQEDDNVVYEPRYQDVRQDLSRELYEWMDETDDPLLDGPVLPGDYDEIQSWPHEST
- a CDS encoding ADP-dependent glucokinase/phosphofructokinase; translated protein: MMDEYAQLASDIQTLDGLPVFIAYNANVDAIVRVDDDVESYLDRPSDPGERQPPSPLDSKRDLATAITHTMAAGRGDEVAMTDEFSETLEAEFEPDNQQMGGQTGIMTNLVSSLGAAPITYTYLLSERQLSMFDHPDAVEYPKVKDDEIECIPLREAVNTDRTKINWVFEFRVDDELFGVRATEDTRFIAASRPPEFDLVTGDLDAHVDQVGEVVDGALLAGYHNLTPDHVEEGYEQAHRHARNVIRRLRSGSEDDLQVHIEYAVTHDEDLRESMYEWILPEADVVGADTHELTLLHDDADLAVVETAPSEATPFEPEEILTHYRMLDAIRDDLGVGCIQLHAMEYHLAVMESYPHPDAVARGLEFSAVNAATKAALGNITSPDDLETGLEYEPSAAGRDAIELLADHLEETAEDGVLSTPTVAACPNRVVADPVGTVGIGDIVSSSSFVLELATASDRDPATDQSSS
- a CDS encoding class 1 fructose-bisphosphatase, with the translated sequence MTDTTSAVERVVATVAQTASDIHHGLVDRRVTADGENPSGETQFEADVFADELLADQLSSIDGVAQYASEERADPVDFAPDGLAVAADPVDGTSNLPSNNTMGTVFGIYDASLPAPGTALVAAGYVLYGPLTTMMVAHDGTVTEYALVDGDRTVIRDDVTIPATPTVYGFGGRVPTWIDDFHEFARGIETDDELALECHYSGAMINDVNQVLTKGGIFAYPALENSPNGKLRLQFEGNPIGYIIETAGGRSSDGSRSILDVEPTDLHDRVPLHVGNPELVERLEAAIG